The Trachemys scripta elegans isolate TJP31775 chromosome 14, CAS_Tse_1.0, whole genome shotgun sequence genome segment CTGGGAGCTTTTTGTTCATAGCCATCGTGGAGTGAGTCTGGTTCTATGAATTCCTGAGCAGGGCTATAGAGCAGCGAGGATGTCTCCCTATTCACACACAGACTCATCACAGTCCTATGTAAAGGTTTCGGTCAAATCACGGCCCTGCTAGTACACCAGAGGGGCATAAGGGGGTGTAACTTAGGTATCCATGCAAGAGAGGAAGCAGACACAGCAGAGCACAGGACAGGTAGAAGGTAAAGGTTGGGGAATGGGTGGATCATCGGCTCCACCTCCCCAATGAACCTGGCAGTGTAGCTGAGCCGATTCACCACTGGAAGTTCTCCGCATCAGTTATAGATCTGGCGGGTTGCTCCATCCCTGAAGCAGGGAGGAGAACGGAAGGGACATTGTAACTTGGGCAGTAATGATCCGCCTCCCAGGGTGCTCCAGGGGCAATGCAACAACTCCCCGCCCCTTACTCTGCTCACAGGAAAGCTATAATTGAGCCCTTGGTGTTcaagagaagactgagaacaTTCCCATGGAGTGTGTCACACCGGAGTGGGAATGTTGGACGCTCTCACCTTGTCTGTCTGGCACCATCTCCCTGTGGCTCCTCCTGTAGCGTGCGCTCACCCAGATCACAGCACAGACTATGCACAGGAAGAGGAGAACCTTCAATAACATCAGGAGCAGGAAACAGATGATGCTAGGTTGGAATCTATGCAGTGGAAATACAATAGAAACTCTAAAGCTCCGTAAATTtgagcagcccccccatcagctccccaacGCTGCTCCCAGAGCCTCTCACCCACCgtcagccctgccgatcagcgccttcccctttctccccgcacttcccaatcagctgttttgtggcgtgcaggaggctcagagggggaggagtggagagggggaggagcaagggcacggcaggctcaggggtggagtgggggcagggcctgtggcagagccagggattgagcagggagcaccccctggcacattggaaagttggcacctgtagctccagccccggagtcggtgcccaTACAAGGAGTTGCATAtcaacttctgaagagctgcatgcggctccggagccacaggttggccactacTCTTGTAGAAGATagtgtcaagtatcgggggtagccatgttagtctgtatccagaaAAACAATgagttcggtggcaccttaaagactaacaaattatttgggcataagcttttgtggctaAAAAaactcacttgcatctgaagaagtggtgtttttacccatgaaagtttatgcccaaataaatttgttagtatttaaggtgccaccggactcctcattgttattGTAGAAGATGCAACACACAGAGCCTCAGGACCCTGCCCTTATAGGGAACCACAGCACCTACTTGGGGATTCATTCATCCTGTTGTACAGTCTGATGTGACTGGACCCAGACAGTCCCTGTCCAGTGCTACTCTGCATCTAGAATTAGCATTTTCCCATATATGAATCCAGCCTCACGGGACCTCCAGGTTCTGGCTGATAAAAGAAACATTCGTTTTTCTGTGGGACGTTATCACCATTGGGAGAAGTGACCAGAGCGACGTGGGACAAGAGTAATGGCACCCACCGTGCAGGAGTGGTGTGTGCCGTAGGGGAGAAACTGGATTCAGCCTTTGTTGGAGGAGGCGAATCTGGCTGCTTTGTTGCATGTGGTGTCCTTGCAGTCGGGCTTGGGGAAGGAACAGCTGTAGAGAAAACCAGAGCTCCAGTGTACTCCACAAATCAACCCAACCTGAGATGTTTGGTGTAAGTCTGATCATTAATGAATCTGTTGCTGTCCCAGAACCTTCACCCTTAATCCTGGCCCACATCCCAGTCCAAGCTTTTGTTTGCTGCCAGCTGTAACGTTGTGTAGGATGGATTGTTCCTGAGGACTGAGTACGTTATCTTCCCTCTAATTCTGGCTAACTTCTGTGGGTAACTTTACCAAATCATGAATGTACATACTCGTTAGATGTGCCTATAATGAGTCAGGTATCTGCAGACTCCATTGTTCTCTGGGCCAGCATCACTCTCTCCATTAATTGAATAGTCTAGTGCAGggctcggcaacctttcagaagtggtgtgctgagtcttcatttagtcactctaatttaaggttttgtgtgccagtaatacattttaacgtttttagaaggtctctttctataagtctataatatataactaaactagtgttgtatgtaaagtaaataaggtttttaaaatgtttaagaagcttcatttaaaattaaattaaaatgcagggcccctcggaccggtggccaggacccgggcaatgagactgccactgaaaatcagctcgcatgccgcaggttgcctacccctggtctagtgatACATCCCACCTCAGTTATTTAAACAAAAGAACACATGACTCGGTCTTCATCTAATCAcatgagaaaaaataaacatataaaaaaattgaaaatgtttcccaTAAAAGCCTTCCTTTCAGAAACCAGTTAGAATCACCAAGGGACAGAGAATGACTTTCCTGTCACTGCCCTTACAAACCACAAGCAGTAAAACTCAAGGAACGGGATATTTCAGGACATCATCGACCTCACACTGCCCACATAGTAAAGGAAGGAATCTTCTCCAGTATATTTCATCCTGACTCAACAACCCCAACTCTGAGCCCCAATGAAAACTATTCGTGCACCAAAATCTCGCCCTTTGCCCCCAGCCCTTTCATTTGAATGTGAGTTAAAAAATGAGCCAGCTGCACTTGAAGGCCTCAGTGTCTTGATCTACATCCCAGTTACTGGGGCAGGTTTCTGGTTTATCTGTCAGgaagtgtcaaaaaaaaaaaatgtccagcaTGAAACTGAACTGAGGTCTCTGCTGCTGTTGACTGCGCCCATCCCGCCCCACCCCCCGAAATATCTGGGACACCGATATCTATAGTGCCGGGGGAACGTGTCTGGAGTCTGGCAGCTCCCACTCCTCCGGTAGTTCTCCGAGGGCCTTCTACACCCCTGggccccgcttctccccctctctccccgttCTCCTCCTCGCCCCCCGCACCGCTGTCGGGGaggcgccccgccccgcccctgcctGGGGTTGCCCTCGCTCCGGCTCATGCAGCCGctggggagcgcggggccgggcctGGGGGTCTCAGTAGCGGGGTGATTAGCCGCTGGCCGGCGGGGGCgctgcggggcggggcggggcggggcaggggcaggtgcCGGGCGGCGCGGAGCAAAGGGCGCTGCGGGGAGCCGCAGAAGAGCTCGATGGCCGGTCCAGGGGCAGCCCCCGCTCTCCGGCCCCTCGCAGTCCCGGGCCGGGCCCTGCGCAGAGCGGGCTGCGGCGTTTGGCACCGCCCGGGTTACTGCAGAACTGCCGGTCTAGacacccgcccccttcccccgcccagcgcgccccggccctgccccgagcccggcaGCCCCCCGACACGGCCGGGGGCAGCGCAGGGATTTACCTGGGGAGACGGTGACTTCCACAGCGTCCCTGAGATTAGGAAGCGCAGTTCTCACTACCCCGCAGTGGTACGTGCCGGCGTCTGCCCTTGTCAGGTTCTCCAGGGTCACAGTGAACACGCGCTGGGTGTGATTGTCTCGGATGGAGACTCTGTCCCCCATCACCTCCGCCTCCGACCCATTGGTCTCAACGATGCGAAGCCCGTTGAAACAGAACCAACCTCCTGTCCGGCACCAGAACTTCGGATAATCCTCATAGCCCATCGGGTACCCGCACCGCACAGCCACCGACCCGCCCGGGGGGCCGCGCACTGCCCCGGGGCCCGTCACCGCACAGCAGCCTGCGAGAGACAGAGAAGGTGAGACCTGGGGCACCAGTCTGCAGGGCCGGCCGGCTCCggggttttttgctgccccaagcaaagcAGCCGGTcggtcccccacccccacccaaaaaaaaaaaaaaaaagccgtgatcagcgGAACTTCGGCGGGAGGTctttcactccgagcgggagtgagggccGAATTGCTGGCgaaaagctggacgtgccgcccctctcccgagtggccgcctcaagcacctgcttgctaagctggtgcaccggccctgcccttcTGCCTGCCACCAGCAATGACCTGGCCCCACATGCCCGGGGGTGTGTATAGGGGTTGTGGGTGATGCTTCAACATTTTGCGGGGCGGACAGGGGGGTCAGAGCCTGCAGCTTCCAGGTTCCCCTGTCCAAAAACCTGACGTTTTAAATCTGTGCAAAGGGACCAAGAGCAATTGCCCCTCCCccctggggctgggtgggagcaggtgaatggggcaggggggcgggcatgggcaggagtgggggctgggctgctctCAGCAGGTTAATAAGTAACTATAAAAGGGGCTCAAAATTAGgcttgattcttatttacacgcaggcccctttgcaccactccgGCAGCGCACAGAGGCTTGGAGTGAATGCAGGTGTCAATTGTATTTTCGATGAATATATTTGCCAGTAGGAAGATTTCATTTCTCATCCAAAATTTTGGTTGATGCTAATtatgataactctggatattctcaATATCCCTGTAAATCTCCAATCCCTTTTAGAATCTGGCTACGTTCTAAACCTAAGTATTTGTTGCATATAATATTGGTAGCAAATACTGGCAATGTTTTCATCAAATAATTGTAATGAATATGGTTTTCTGTTCTTTGTCCAGTTGTTCTGAGAAGTTCTGAAAAATTCttcttttcagctgaaattttccttGCTTTGTCTTCATGGAAAACTTTCTCCGCAGACACGGACACAGATTCTGTGCTGAAATCTTTACTGTCCTGCCCACTTTGTAAGTTCCATCTCCCCTGTGAGTTAGAACCACAGCAAGAGCAGAGCTGAGACTTTCAAGCTCTGTTGGTGAAGCTGGCGAAGCTTGTAATCTGTGCAAACCCAATACTTGCATTGTATTTCTAGTGATCCACAAAAAGACCATGTCACTCTCACCTGGGAAAAGAATCCAAAGCAAAACAGAGAAAATCCTCATGGTCCTGGTTCCCTCAGCGGGTGAATCTCTCCTCCGGAAAATCTAGGTTCTCCAGGAGATCGCAGGAACCCTCTTTCTTTTGTGAGAGTTGAAAATGAAACCCCAAGACACACTGACCAGTTTTATGGTGTCACATTCCTAGATCTAtcagctgccccaccccacttcccTTTGAAAAGGCTGCTGTTTGACTGCAGAAATAAGTTGTTGAACCTACATTATCCGGTGATGGGTGTTTGCTNNNNNNNNNNNNNNNNNNNNNNNNNNNNNNNNNNNNNNNNNNNNNNNNNNNNNNNNNNNNNNNNNNNNNNNNNNNNNNNNNNNNNNNNNNNNNNNNNNNNATTTATATGCTCACAGGTGTCCTTGTGATTAAATCTATCAGGCTCTGCAATCAAATCAGGTCAGGCACCTACATCCCAGCCTGCTTTCATACAGGAACTTAAACCCCACGGAACTGAATTTTGAACTGGCTGGACACAGGGCGATCACCTcacggaaggggtggagtgggggcggggccgagggcggcagggagggaggtgtcagtaatgccgccctcgggccaatgtactagtcctcctgtagccctcatggtcatttgagtttgagatgcCTGGGCTAAATTCTGGGCTAGTCCCCTGAGTTCAGCCCCCACAATGacctgtccatggtcctgctgctcttccaggcaCCAAGTCTTCCATCTTCAAGCTCCAGGCAACAGACTCCTCTGCCTCTGTTGCTTCCTTTTTTAATGGCCCTTCTGGCCCCTGGTTGGTTGCTCCAGCAGCCCTCTGATTGGCTACTTCTCTGCAGCCATTTTAGGCCACCTGGAGGACTTctctgcttttttgggggggcggggaagggggagcaggaggaggcagggctatGAGGTCTTCAACGGGGGTCCTCCagacctagtccaccccatcacaggagtCAATAAAAGTATCTAGATAGATAATTTGCATGTCATGAGGGATTAAATTAGTTTCTTAAACTAAGAATCCCTCAGCAGTGTTAAAGCAAAAATAACTTCTCAAGTGCATGGATCACGTGACAGTCAGCAATGCTGATCTCTTGATACaacctattaaaaaaaga includes the following:
- the LOC117887825 gene encoding protein CD300H-like, with the protein product MRIFSVLLWILFPGCCAVTGPGAVRGPPGGSVAVRCGYPMGYEDYPKFWCRTGGWFCFNGLRIVETNGSEAEVMGDRVSIRDNHTQRVFTVTLENLTRADAGTYHCGVVRTALPNLRDAVEVTVSPAVPSPSPTARTPHATKQPDSPPPTKAESSFSPTAHTTPARFQPSIICFLLLMLLKVLLFLCIVCAVIWVSARYRRSHREMVPDRQAQELPLC